The following coding sequences are from one Ornithodoros turicata isolate Travis chromosome 1, ASM3712646v1, whole genome shotgun sequence window:
- the LOC135366038 gene encoding uncharacterized protein LOC135366038 gives MAIVLFCGFEKIELLCEFFRSSNLKKGIKLYDSNHVYAVREVQDHINIGPVVTGKCVAQTGKQAYDVVIELQQQRKISRASCTCRGGILGRCKHVAAVAAFINKSAVNSCTSFPQSWGVPTSKPQLDDKKSIDDLFGGEGKNATAAKRIVPVLLSDLLPKFQGIRSVVTKAIELEFADEVERACRITLQSLIEAAASKVEKEDIHAALQASAHERSVFQCMNVVQASPTLRRHVSHCNVEEVARATLGQNVNDRWHKERRLRVTASNAHRVWTRKDGFEKLAKSLVCPRRVQTAAMAYGTATETAARQSLQREMKVPVTQIGLVVHDQQPWLCGSPDGLMKIREEQVLVEIKCPHSRRGKPVVDRAQKLSYVKYLTYDHDEGQFYLKETHSYYTQVQVMMYILNITKTLFYVYSSSQQVTVNVARNDAFLSQLVPKLEHFYFVHLLNEFC, from the exons ATGGCTATCGTTTTATTCTGTGGTTTCGAGAAAATCGAATTATTGTGCGAGTTTTTTcgaagttcgaacttgaagaaAGGTATTAAGCTTTACGACAGTAACCACGTGTATGCCGTTCGCGAAGTTCAGGACCATATAAACATTGGACCCGTCGTGACAGGGAAGTGCGTTGCACAAACAGGGAAGCAGGCGTATGACGTCGTAATCGAG CTGCAGCAACAACGAAAGATCAGCCGTGCGTCCTGTACTTGTAGAGGAGGAATTCTAGGCCGCTGCAAACATGTTGCTGCTGTAGCTGCCTTCATCAACAAATCAGCGGTGAACTCGTGCACCTCCTTTCCGCAGTCATGGGGCGTTCCAACGTCCAAGCCACAGCTAGACGACAAAAAGAGCATTGACGATCTTTTTGGAG GTGAAGGAAAGAATGCAACAGCTGCAAAACGCATTGTGCCAGTGCTGCTGTCAGACCTCCTACCAAAATTTCAAGGAATTCGAAGtgtggtcaccaaagcaattgAGCTTGAATTTGCAGATGAAGTTGAGAGGGCCTGCCGCATAACTCTTCAAAGTCTTATTGAAGCTGCAGCATCCAAAGTTGAGAAAGAGGACATCCATGCTGCACTTCAGGCCAGCGCACATGAGAGAAGCGTATTTCAGTGCATGAATGTGGTGCAGGCTTCTCCAACACTGAG GAGGCACGTTTCACACTGTAATGTGGAAGAGGTTGCGCGTGCCACTCTCGGACAAAATGTTAATGACAG GTGGCACAAAGAGAGACGGTTGAGAGTCACAGCCTCAAATGCACACAGGGTGTGGACAAGGAAAGATGGATTTGAGAAGTTAGCGAAAAGCCTAGTCTGCCCGAGGAGAGTTCAGACAGCTGCAATGGCATATG GCACAGCAACTGAGACAGCTGCCCGGCAAAGTCTGCAGAGGGAGATGAAGGTACCTGTGACACAG ATTGGATTGGTAGTGCATGATCAGCAACCCTGGTTATGCGGAAGTCCAGATGGCCTCATGAAGATCAGAGAAGAACAAGTGCTCGTCGAGATCAAATGTCCTCACAGCAGGCGGGGGAAACCAGTTGTGGACAGGGCACAGAAACTCAGCTACGTGAAGTACCTGACTTATGATCATGATGAAGGGCAGTTCTACCTCAAAGAGACGCATTCTTACTACACACAAGTACAAGTAATGATGTACATTCTCAACATCACCAAGACATTGTTTTATGTATATTCTTCGAGCCAACAGGTCACTGTAAATGTAGCAAGGAATGACGCATTTTTATCCCAGTTGGTACCAAAgcttgagcacttttattttgtgCATCTATTGAATGAGTTTTGCTAG
- the LOC135378324 gene encoding uncharacterized protein LOC135378324, producing the protein MESGDRGGENFERRNGYNRRYCCVVHCSNREGDLSKETGDYLTFHRFPGRKKETERRQRWITAVRRTRQDGQRWLPTSNTRICSNHFVGGAKADDEESPSYVPTIFPEAYRKPAKDNLAKTARYARVMKRRNRSVLQGSYRHAHATTSVRQPLQGSLENYVDDFSQPQEDWSGLSDLSLLEFECADDTAANVHHIDAAMDGAAQTDSSTQTEDADNADCHFSVLFAFIGQGCAQTQVVHPVRVSKHTQDTPSASAEPIPGERACVFSGYNSIKHDPDILEDLTSVQPNVFALLLSLLSVLRVRSCDITMENALLLFLMKMKMGISFTALAALFAVHRSTASRIFYRVLEVLTTSTKGWIYTPPPDVRQAMMPECFKLHYPKCKYIIDCTEIKTETPVTVEQQRALFSRYKGTFTLKFLVGIVPSGQIAFVSHAYGGRTSDSEVTVHSKFLDLVEHGDLVLSDKGFPSIRSTVEGKNAILVMPPFASGNLQFSKEEVEDTYCIASVRIHVERAIQRIKVYNILNNRVPVSLIPSMSDIFHICCVLANFQPPIIRK; encoded by the exons ATGGAAAGTGGTGACCGCGGAGGCGAAAATTTCGAACGTAGAAACGGCTACAACAGAAGATATTGTTGCGTTGTTCACTGCTCCAACCGCGAAGGGGATCTAAGCAAAGAAACTGGTGACTATCTGACATTTCACCGCTTTCCGGGACGGAAAAAGGAGACCGAACGCCGCCAGCGCTGGATCACCGCTGTTCGCCGCACACG GCAAGATGGACAACGGTGGCTGCCGACCAGCAACACCCGGATATGCTCAAATCATTTTGTCGGTGGTGCAAAGGCTGACGATGAGGAGAGCCCATCCTACGTACCGACAATATTTCCAGAAGCATATCGGAAACCTGCAAAAGACAACCTTGCCAAGACTGCAAGATATGCGAG GGTAATGAAAAGGCGGAACAGATCAGTGCTACAGGGAAGTTACCGTCACGCTCATGCAACGACATCAGTCAGGCAACCTCTACAAGGGTCCCTGGAAAATTACGTGGATGACTTCAGCCAACCTCAGGAGGACTGGTCTGGGCTGTCTGACCTCTCTCTGCTCGAATTCGAGTGCGCAGATGACACTGCGGCAAACGTCCATCACATA GATGCCGCcatggacggtgctgcacagACAGACTCTAGCACCCAGACGGAAGATGCAGACAATGCAGATTGTCACTTCTCTGTTCTCTTCGCATTCATTGGGCAAGGCTGTGCACAAACGCAGGTAGTCCATCCCGTTAGAGTCAGCAAGCACACACAAGACACCCCATCAGCGTCGGCAGAGCCAATTCCAGGAGAACGAGCTTGTGTGTTCAGTGGTTACAATTCCATAAAGCATGACCCTGATATCCTTGAAGACCTCACAAGTGTGCAGCCCAATGTGTTTGCTTTGTTACTGAGCCTTCTCTCTGTGCTAAGGGTCCGCAGCTGTGATATTACAATGGAGAATGCGTTGTTACTTTTTTTAATGAAGATGAAGATGGGCATCTCCTTCACTGCTCTGGCAGCACTGTTCGCTGTGCACAGGAGCACTGCATCAAGAATATTTTATAGAGTGTTGGAAGTGTTGACCACGTCAACCAAGGGTTGGATTTATACACCGCCACCTGATGTCCGGCAAGCTATGATGCCAGAATGCTTCAAGCTACATTATCCAAAGTGTAAATATATAATAGACTGTACGGAGATAAAGACAGAAACCCCAGTAACGGTAGAACAACAACGTGCCTTGTTTTCAAGGTACAAAGGGACATTTACCTTGAAGTTTCTAGTAGGGATTGTGCCTAGTGGTCAAATCGCATTTGTGTCTCATGCATATGGGGGCCGCACAAGTGATTCTGAGGTAACTGTTCATTCAAAATTTTTAGACCTCGTAGAGCATGGTGACCTTGTCCTAAGTGATAAGGGATTCCCCTCCATCCGCTCAACTGTTGAGGGAAAGAATGCGATCCTTGTCATGCCGCCATTTGCCTCAGGCAACTTGCAGTTCTCAAAAGAGGAGGTGGAGGATACCTATTGCATTGCAAGTGTTCGTATCCATGTTGAGAGAGCAATTCAGAGAATCAAGGTGTATAACATCCTGAATAACAGAGTGCCCGTATCATTGATACCAAGCATGTCTGACATTTTCCACATTTGCTGTGTGCTTGCGAACTTCCAGCCACCCATAATCAGGAAGTGA